The Limnospira fusiformis SAG 85.79 genomic interval GGCACAATAACCGCATGAATGAATTGTGCGATCGCGGCGCAACCGTGGAAGAAATTACCCTAAGAGTCAACGGGGGTTACAATGGCTTAGAAGATCGTCACCAATATTATAACAAAGCCTGTAAAGTGACAGAGTCGCGCCCAATAGCCTCCTCTCCTGCCAATTCAGAACCTGCCAATTCAGAAGTGGCTGTGAAGATTAAATTTATCCACACCACAACCCTCCGCACCGTCATCGAAGACCTTTCCGAACTCTCAAGCGATCAACAAGTCGAAATTAAAGAACAAAGTGTTTATCCGGTTCACTCCTATGCGTACCAAACCGGAGATTACCTGAAAGTTGCATTTTGGGGTCAATCATTTAAGGTAAAAAATACTTGGTTTGTTCACAGCAGAGATGTAGAGATATACAATCAGAATCTCCAGATTAAACCCGATAAAATTTTACTACCTGTTCCTTGGTTTCCGCAAACTGACAACTATCGAGATCCAGAAAGAACTTGTAATTCATCGTCTTGTGCCATGTGTTTAGAATATTTCAAGCCGGGAACTTTACTCGGAACCACTGGAGATGATATCTACTTAGAAGTGGTTTTTAAATATGGAGATACCACCGATCATACAGTGCAAACCCAAGCCTTATCAGATTTTGGTTTGAAAAGCACTTGGCACACCGATCTGGATTTTGATGATGTTTATCGAGAACTAGAAGCGAAGCGTCCTGTTGTGATTGGTATTTATCATCGGGGGACGACGGAACATCCTTGTGGCGGTCACATGATTGTTGTCCGGGGGCGCACTGAAAACGGGGATTTTGTTGTTAATGATCCTTATGGTTCTCTTAATGATTGCTACACCGGAGCGGTTGAAAATGGTAAGGGTGCAATTTACAGCAAATATGAAATGACCTATCGTTGGACGGCAGAAGGACCCGGAACTGGTTGGGGCAGACTTTTTCAAGCCTAGGAATTAATGGATTAAGATGGAATCGGCGATTTGATCACCAAGGAGAATCAAATCGCCTGAATTCCAAGGCTTCCATTATGAAGCCCTTAGCTAAGATTAAGACATCTGCTTAAAAAAAGCGATCGCCTCTTTCAACGCCACCACAAAGGCATCAATATCCTCATGGGTATTGTAAAAATAACAACTCGCCCGCGCCGTAGAATTAACCTTTAGATACTTATGTAAAGGTTGGGTGCAGTGGTGTCCTGAACGCACCGCCACCCCCGAATCATTCAACAGCATTGATAAGTCATTAGGGTGAATTTCTCCCGCTGAAAATGATGCTAATGCCGCCCGTCCTTTACCCTCAGCCGTTGGGGGGGGTCCATAAATAGTAATTTCGGGAACATCACTTAATTTCTTGAATAAATAAGCCGTTAATTCCTGTTCGTAGGCGTGGATTTTATCCAAGCCAATCTTCATTAAATAATCCAGGGCTGCACCTAAAGCGATCGCCTCTCCAATCGCCGGAGTTCCCGCCTCAAATTTATGGGGTAATTCCCCACAGGTAAAACCCTCTAACGACACCTCCCCAATCATCTCGCCACCCCCCAAAAATGGCGACATCGACTCCAGTATTTCCCGCTTACCATACAGAAAACCAATCCCCGTCGGACCACACATTTTATGACCCGAACCCACTAACCAATCACAATCAATTTCCTTGACATTTATCGGTAAATGTGGTAAACTTTGGCAGGCATCAATCAACACCTTCGCCCCATATTGATGGGCAATTTCCGTAATTTCCTTCACCGGATTAATGCAGCCCAAAACATTAGACATTTGCAGGACAGCCACCAACTTAGTCTGAGGGGAAATGAGGGTTTTAAACTCCTCAAAATCGAACTCCTGGTTAGCCGTTAATCCCACATACTTAATCACCGCCCCAGTTTTCTTAGCCAGCATTTGCCAAGGGACTAAGTTACTGTGATGTTCCATTACCGACAAAATAATCTCATCCCCAGCCCGTAGATTTTCCCACCCCCAAGAATAGGCAACCACATTCACGGCTTCGCTGGCGTTACGAGTATAAATAATCTCCTGGTAGGAATCAGCATTAATAAACTCAACCACCTTTTGGCGGGCTTTTTCATATTCATCAGTCGCCTTAGCGCTAAGGGTATGAATACCCCGATGAACATTAGAATTATATGTTTGATAATAGTTTTGGATAGCATCTAAAACCACCTGGGGTTTTTGAGAAGTAGCCGCATTATCCAAATAAACCAGAGGATGTCCGTTCACCTCCTGATGTAGAATGGGGAAATCTCCCCGCACCTTTTGTCCTAGTGTTTTTTCTTTAATAAGTGTCATTTTGTCTAATCCCTAAATCTAGCAATTGGCAACCAGTAACCATTAAAGCATCTCTGGTAATTCCCCCATCATCAAGATAGCAGAGGTGAGGGGAGATAGTTGATTAATCATCAAGAATTAATCCCCCCCTTACAGCCTGTTCATAAATCATCTTATCACCTCTCAAAGTCCCTCTCTCTTTCTGGGATCCAGATTTAGGGTGAGGGCAATGTATTAAGCGACTGGTGAACAAGCTGTAACCCCCTTTACATTTCCCCTTCGTCAGTGCGACAAGCCACACAGCGGGATAAAATTTGCTTGAGAGAAACCAAAGGCAATTTCTCTAAAATTTCCGCCGCAAAAGCATCAATTAACAGGTTACGGCTGGTTTTTTCATCCAGTCCCCGACTCCGCAGATAGAAAATCTCATCCGCTTCTAATTGGCTAACAGTTGCGCCGTGGGCACATTTGACATTATCAGCTACAATTTCTAATTGAGGCTTGGTATTAACCCGCCCTTTAGCCGATAACAACAGATTACGATTCAGTTGAGTCGCATCAGTCATTTGTGCCGCTTGGGGAACCACAATCCGACCATTAAATATAGCATGAGCGCGGTCATCCACAATAGCTTTATGTAATTGATTGATAACACCATGGGGATGGTTCAAAAATACGGCGCTATGGGTATCAGCGACCTGTTGACCATTGACCAGAGTTAAACCATTAAGCTGAGTTTCGGTTCCCACAGCGGTTTGGTGAATATCGAAGTTATGGCGAGACAATTTCGCCCCCAAACTAATGGCGTTACCAGTATAACGGCTAGAACGCCCTTGGGAAACTACAGTGCGACCAATATGGAAAGATGAAGCCAATTCTCGTTGAAGGCGAGTATGTTGTAATTCGGCATTGTCACCAACCCATAACTCTGTCACTGTGTTAGTGAAATAAGGAGTTTTTTGGGTGCGGTCTGAACAACCCAAAATATTCGCGGTGGCGTAGTGTTCAATTACTGTGGCTTTGCTTCCGGGTTCAGCGACAATTAAAGTCCGAGGTTGACTGGTTACAGGTTGGCTGCTACTGAGGGAAATAAATAGCAGATGAATGGGGGTATCAATGACTTGATTTTGGTGAACCCAGACCACCGCAGCATCAGCCAAAGAGGAAGTATTGAGGGCGGTAAAAACTTCCTGGCTGTCGGGTTGTTGAGTTAGGTAGTTCCCCAACTTATCGGATAATGGTTTATCGAGTTGTCCTAAATTGCCGACAAATACTCCATCAGGAAGATTATCTAAACAGGACAGTTGGGGGGAGTAAAAACCATTCACAAAAACCAACCTAGTCCCTTTAACTTCCGGTAAGATTAAAGGCGAAATCTCGTCTCGGGAAAGTTCTACCGCTGTGGCTGGTTGAAAAGGCAATTCCAACAAAGCGGAAAGGTCGGTAAATCGCCAATCTTCATGGCGACGGGTAGGAATAGCTAATTCCTTAACCCAACTGGCGGCATTATCACGAATATTTTGTAATTGTTCGGCAATGTTTCTTTCCAAAGGGAAACTCGCCGGAATTGGAAGAGAACCCCTTACCCGATTAAGTAACTGATTCAAATAGGAAAGTTCTGGTTTTTCTTGAATATGAATCATTAACTACACCCCCACTGTGGCTGCTTCAATTATATCATCATAGCCCTGTTTTTCCAACTCGATCGCCAATTCCTTAGCACCAGTTTTAATAATTCTGCCATCAGCCATGACATGAACATAATCAGGGACAATGTAATCCAATAACCGCTGATAGTGAGTAATCACCAGCATGGCATTTTCAGCATTAGCCAATTGATTCACACCATTAGCGACAATTTTCAGCGCATCAATATCCAAGCCGGAATCAGTTTCGTCCAAAATGGCTAATTTCGGTTCTAATAAAGCCATCTGCAAGATTTCATTACGCTTCTTTTCACCCCCAGAAAAGCCTTGATTAACGCTACGTTCCAGAAACTCTGGACGCATTTTCACCACCTCTAATTTTTCGTGGATTAAATCCTCAAAATCAAACACATCTAACTCATCTAAGCCCCGATATTTCCGTTGGGAATTGTAAGCCACCCGCAGAAAATCGAGATTACTAACCCCAGGGATTTCGATGGGATATTGGAAAGCCAAAAACAGACCGATTAAGGCGCGTTCTTCTGATTCTAATTCCAGGAGATTTTGTCCTAAAAATGTGACTTCACCCCCAGTTACTTCATAGGCTGGATGTCCGGCCAAGATTTTAGAAAAGGTACTTTTTCCCGACCCATTTTGACCCATGATGGCGTGAATTTCTCCGGCTTTAATTTCCAGGTTTAAGCCTTTTAAAATCGCCTTACCATCAACGGTAGCGGTTAAATTCTTAACGGACAAAATCACGGGACTGTTTTCTTGAATCATTCTCAACCTCTAAATGTGTGTGATTGGTGTTAGTGATTAACTGACGTAATTAGGTTAGGGGGTTTTCAACAGGAAACCCCACCATCTCCCAGGGAAATAGATAGTTTAACCGACAGCGCCTTCTAGTTTCAGACTCAGCAGTTTATCGGCTTCGGCTGCAAACTCCATGGGTAATTTATTAAACACATCTTTACAGAAGCCGCTGATAATCATAGACACAGCATCTTCCTCAGAAATTCCCCGTTGAGTAAAGTAAAACAATTGGTCTTCCCCAATTTTAGAAGTCGAGGCTTCATGTTCTACCTTGGCGGTACTATTTTCGACTTGAATATAAGGGAAAGTATTAGCCTGTCCACAGTCGCCAATTAACATAGAGTCGCACTGGGAATAATTCCGCGCTCCCACAGCTTTCGGACCCATTTTCACTAAGCCACGATAGCTATTCGCAGACCGACCCGCCGAAATACCTTTAGAAATAATAGTGCTGCGGGTATTTTTGCCAATATGAACCATTTTGGTTCCGGTATCAGCCTGTTGACAGTTATTGGTGAGGGCGACGGAGTAAAATTCTCCGACGGAATTATCACCGACCAACACACAACTAGGATATTTCCAAGTAATGGCTGACCCGGTTTCTACCTGAGTCCAGGAAATCTTAGAATTT includes:
- a CDS encoding C39 family peptidase, with amino-acid sequence MTAQNTKVRGRFTGRNNYKAFCDALGDAKIMEGCDYMAEHYPFTSAGFWWHNNRMNELCDRGATVEEITLRVNGGYNGLEDRHQYYNKACKVTESRPIASSPANSEPANSEVAVKIKFIHTTTLRTVIEDLSELSSDQQVEIKEQSVYPVHSYAYQTGDYLKVAFWGQSFKVKNTWFVHSRDVEIYNQNLQIKPDKILLPVPWFPQTDNYRDPERTCNSSSCAMCLEYFKPGTLLGTTGDDIYLEVVFKYGDTTDHTVQTQALSDFGLKSTWHTDLDFDDVYRELEAKRPVVIGIYHRGTTEHPCGGHMIVVRGRTENGDFVVNDPYGSLNDCYTGAVENGKGAIYSKYEMTYRWTAEGPGTGWGRLFQA
- the sufC gene encoding Fe-S cluster assembly ATPase SufC; translated protein: MIQENSPVILSVKNLTATVDGKAILKGLNLEIKAGEIHAIMGQNGSGKSTFSKILAGHPAYEVTGGEVTFLGQNLLELESEERALIGLFLAFQYPIEIPGVSNLDFLRVAYNSQRKYRGLDELDVFDFEDLIHEKLEVVKMRPEFLERSVNQGFSGGEKKRNEILQMALLEPKLAILDETDSGLDIDALKIVANGVNQLANAENAMLVITHYQRLLDYIVPDYVHVMADGRIIKTGAKELAIELEKQGYDDIIEAATVGV
- the sufD gene encoding Fe-S cluster assembly protein SufD, with product MIHIQEKPELSYLNQLLNRVRGSLPIPASFPLERNIAEQLQNIRDNAASWVKELAIPTRRHEDWRFTDLSALLELPFQPATAVELSRDEISPLILPEVKGTRLVFVNGFYSPQLSCLDNLPDGVFVGNLGQLDKPLSDKLGNYLTQQPDSQEVFTALNTSSLADAAVVWVHQNQVIDTPIHLLFISLSSSQPVTSQPRTLIVAEPGSKATVIEHYATANILGCSDRTQKTPYFTNTVTELWVGDNAELQHTRLQRELASSFHIGRTVVSQGRSSRYTGNAISLGAKLSRHNFDIHQTAVGTETQLNGLTLVNGQQVADTHSAVFLNHPHGVINQLHKAIVDDRAHAIFNGRIVVPQAAQMTDATQLNRNLLLSAKGRVNTKPQLEIVADNVKCAHGATVSQLEADEIFYLRSRGLDEKTSRNLLIDAFAAEILEKLPLVSLKQILSRCVACRTDEGEM
- a CDS encoding SufS family cysteine desulfurase, producing MTLIKEKTLGQKVRGDFPILHQEVNGHPLVYLDNAATSQKPQVVLDAIQNYYQTYNSNVHRGIHTLSAKATDEYEKARQKVVEFINADSYQEIIYTRNASEAVNVVAYSWGWENLRAGDEIILSVMEHHSNLVPWQMLAKKTGAVIKYVGLTANQEFDFEEFKTLISPQTKLVAVLQMSNVLGCINPVKEITEIAHQYGAKVLIDACQSLPHLPINVKEIDCDWLVGSGHKMCGPTGIGFLYGKREILESMSPFLGGGEMIGEVSLEGFTCGELPHKFEAGTPAIGEAIALGAALDYLMKIGLDKIHAYEQELTAYLFKKLSDVPEITIYGPPPTAEGKGRAALASFSAGEIHPNDLSMLLNDSGVAVRSGHHCTQPLHKYLKVNSTARASCYFYNTHEDIDAFVVALKEAIAFFKQMS